A DNA window from Sulfitobacter sp. BSw21498 contains the following coding sequences:
- a CDS encoding carbohydrate ABC transporter permease → MSDLAQKRARSLPKIKGNAIVMALYLLFLLLPIYWLLNMSLKTNTEILNSFTLWPADLTFDNYMTILTDASWYTGYLNSMAYVVMNMVISLAVALPAAYAFSRYSFMGDKHLFFWLLTNRMAPPAVFALPFFQLYSSVGLFDTHIAVALAHCLFNVPLAVWILEGFMRGVPKEIDETAYIDGYSFPRFFIRIFTPLVASGIGVTAFFLFMFSWVELLLSRTLTSVDAKPIAATMTRTVGAAGIDWGVLAAAGVLTILPGALVIYFVRNYIAKGFALGRV, encoded by the coding sequence ATGTCTGATCTTGCACAAAAACGCGCGCGTTCCCTGCCCAAGATCAAGGGTAATGCGATTGTCATGGCGTTGTATCTGCTGTTCTTGCTGCTGCCGATCTACTGGCTGCTGAACATGAGCCTCAAGACCAACACCGAGATCCTCAACAGCTTTACCCTGTGGCCAGCCGATCTGACGTTCGACAACTATATGACGATCCTGACGGACGCGTCATGGTACACGGGCTATCTGAATTCGATGGCCTATGTGGTGATGAACATGGTGATCTCGCTCGCGGTGGCGCTGCCGGCGGCCTATGCCTTCAGCCGCTATTCCTTCATGGGCGACAAGCACCTGTTCTTCTGGTTGCTGACTAACCGGATGGCCCCACCTGCGGTTTTCGCGCTGCCGTTCTTCCAGCTTTATAGCTCGGTCGGGCTATTTGACACGCATATCGCGGTGGCACTGGCGCATTGTCTGTTCAACGTGCCGCTGGCGGTGTGGATCCTAGAAGGGTTCATGCGCGGCGTCCCGAAGGAGATCGACGAGACGGCCTATATCGACGGCTACAGCTTCCCGCGCTTTTTCATCCGCATCTTCACGCCGCTGGTGGCGTCGGGGATCGGGGTCACGGCCTTCTTCCTGTTCATGTTCAGCTGGGTTGAGCTGCTGCTGAGCCGGACGTTGACCAGCGTGGATGCCAAGCCGATTGCCGCCACCATGACCCGCACCGTCGGGGCCGCCGGCATCGACTGGGGTGTGCTGGCCGCGGCAGGCGTGCTGACCATCTTGCCAGGCGCATTGGTGATCTATTTCGTGCGCAACTACATCGCCAAAGGCTTTGCCTTGGGCCGCGTTTAA
- a CDS encoding ABC transporter ATP-binding protein, producing the protein MAKITLDNLAHSYLPNPTSEDDFALKELNHDWVDGEAYALLGASGCGKSTLLNIISGLLHPSQGRILFNDRDVTNDPTTKRNIAQVFQFPVVYDTMTVRDNLAFPLRNRGADAAYVAERVQQIAGMIGMEDMLNRKARGLTADAKQKISLGRGMVREDVNALLFDEPLTVIDPHMKWELRTQLKSLHHEFGHTMIYVTHDQTEALTFADKVVVMYDGRVVQMGTPQELFETPQHTFVGYFIGSPGMNVLDATVTGDKAVIGGHEIALGHGFAPLDGKVELGVRPEFTRLATGEAGLPVTVKRIEDVGRHKIVRADFNGTEINVIAEEGAEITPDMNRIIFDPAGVNVYANSWRVAPQGA; encoded by the coding sequence ATGGCAAAAATCACCCTTGATAACCTGGCGCATTCCTATTTGCCCAATCCCACCAGCGAAGATGATTTCGCGCTGAAAGAACTGAACCACGACTGGGTCGACGGCGAGGCCTATGCGCTTTTGGGCGCGTCGGGGTGCGGGAAATCCACGTTGCTGAACATCATCTCGGGCCTGCTGCACCCCAGTCAGGGGCGCATTCTGTTCAACGACCGTGATGTGACCAACGATCCCACGACCAAGCGCAACATCGCCCAGGTTTTCCAGTTTCCGGTGGTCTATGACACGATGACTGTGCGCGACAATCTGGCGTTCCCGCTGCGCAACCGTGGTGCGGATGCGGCCTATGTTGCCGAACGCGTGCAGCAGATCGCGGGCATGATCGGCATGGAAGACATGCTCAACCGCAAGGCGCGCGGGCTGACGGCGGATGCCAAACAGAAAATCTCGCTCGGGCGGGGGATGGTGCGCGAAGACGTGAACGCGCTGCTGTTTGACGAACCGCTGACCGTGATCGACCCCCATATGAAGTGGGAACTGCGCACACAGCTGAAATCACTGCACCATGAATTTGGTCACACGATGATTTACGTGACCCACGACCAGACAGAGGCGCTGACCTTTGCTGACAAAGTTGTCGTCATGTATGATGGCCGCGTGGTCCAGATGGGCACCCCGCAAGAGCTGTTCGAGACACCGCAGCATACCTTCGTGGGCTATTTCATCGGCTCGCCCGGTATGAACGTGTTGGACGCGACCGTGACCGGCGACAAGGCCGTTATCGGCGGCCACGAGATCGCCTTGGGTCACGGCTTTGCGCCGCTGGACGGTAAGGTCGAACTGGGCGTGCGTCCTGAATTCACCCGCCTTGCCACGGGCGAGGCGGGTCTACCTGTCACAGTCAAACGGATCGAGGACGTAGGCCGCCACAAGATCGTGCGCGCTGACTTTAACGGCACTGAAATCAACGTAATCGCCGAAGAAGGTGCCGAGATTACGCCGGATATGAACCGCATTATTTTCGACCCTGCCGGGGTGAATGTCTATGCCAACAGCTGGCGCGTTGCGCCGCAGGGGGCATGA
- a CDS encoding ABC transporter ATP-binding protein, whose protein sequence is MSLVLEGVSKVVNGQTHIHPTDLELQSGTMNVLLGPTSAGKTSLMRLMAGLDVPNTGKVIWNGQDVTGMRVQDRGVAMVYQQFINYPSMTVYNNIASPMRLLGKSKNEIDSAVRKAADLMQLTPMLDRKPLELSGGQQQRCALARALVKDAGLVLLDEPLANLDYKLREELRAEIPKIFEEAGSIFVYATTEPEEALLLGGNTATLWEGRITQFGLTPVVYRQPVDATTARVFSDPPMNFLNITKAGDILTFGDGKKVAVFGSFKTVGDGSYVAGFRPNHLELSKQSADALEFAGKLNVTEITGSETFIHLDHHGENWVGLVHGVKDLKIGAPLNVYLDPKHVYIFAEDGTSVAPASYAAAA, encoded by the coding sequence ATGTCGCTAGTTTTGGAAGGCGTGTCCAAGGTCGTAAATGGCCAGACGCATATCCATCCGACAGATCTTGAGCTGCAGTCAGGCACGATGAATGTGCTGCTGGGGCCGACATCTGCGGGTAAGACATCCCTGATGCGGTTGATGGCGGGGCTGGATGTGCCCAACACCGGCAAAGTGATCTGGAACGGTCAGGATGTGACCGGCATGCGCGTGCAAGACCGCGGGGTTGCCATGGTGTATCAGCAGTTCATCAACTACCCATCGATGACCGTTTACAACAATATCGCCAGCCCGATGCGGTTGTTGGGCAAGTCCAAGAACGAGATCGACAGTGCCGTGCGCAAGGCTGCTGATCTGATGCAACTGACGCCCATGCTGGACCGCAAGCCGCTTGAGCTATCGGGCGGCCAGCAACAACGCTGTGCCTTGGCGCGGGCGTTGGTCAAGGACGCAGGGCTGGTGCTGCTGGACGAACCGCTGGCGAACCTCGACTATAAACTGCGCGAAGAGCTGCGTGCCGAGATCCCCAAGATCTTTGAAGAGGCAGGGTCGATCTTTGTCTATGCGACAACCGAACCCGAAGAGGCACTTTTGCTGGGCGGGAACACGGCAACCCTTTGGGAAGGGCGCATCACACAGTTTGGCTTGACCCCTGTGGTGTACCGCCAGCCCGTTGATGCCACCACGGCGCGTGTCTTCTCTGATCCGCCGATGAACTTTTTGAACATCACCAAAGCAGGCGACATCCTGACCTTTGGCGACGGCAAGAAAGTCGCGGTATTCGGCAGCTTCAAGACTGTGGGCGATGGCAGCTATGTCGCGGGCTTCCGGCCCAACCACCTAGAGCTGTCCAAGCAGTCCGCCGACGCGCTGGAATTTGCGGGCAAGCTGAACGTGACCGAGATCACGGGATCCGAGACGTTTATCCACCTTGATCACCACGGCGAAAACTGGGTCGGTCTGGTGCACGGGGTCAAAGACCTCAAGATCGGGGCACCGCTGAACGTCTATCTTGACCCGAAACATGTTTATATCTTTGCCGAAGACGGCACATCCGTGGCCCCCGCATCCTATGCGGCAGCGGCCTAA
- a CDS encoding carbohydrate ABC transporter permease yields MNKTVNQKAWFLVLPVLLLVAFSAVIPLMTVVNYSVQDAFAGDFYPLDDKLEWFKQMLASERMWNALGRQISFSVIILAIEIPLGIFVALNMPKKGFWASLCLVLMSLPLLIPWNVVGTIWQIFGRVDIGLLGYTLSALGIDYNYTQDFYAAWITVIVMDVWHWTSLVALLAYAGLQSIPDAYYQAAKIDQASRWKVFRYIELPKMMGVLMIAILLRFMDSFMIYTEPFVVTGGGPGNSTTFLSIDLVKMALGQFDLGPAAAFSIMYYLVILLISYVFYTVMTNLDKRDGH; encoded by the coding sequence ATGAACAAGACCGTCAATCAAAAGGCCTGGTTCCTTGTGCTGCCCGTGTTGCTGCTGGTGGCTTTCTCTGCGGTGATCCCGCTGATGACCGTGGTGAACTATTCCGTGCAGGATGCTTTCGCCGGAGATTTCTACCCGCTTGACGACAAACTCGAGTGGTTCAAACAAATGCTGGCGAGCGAACGGATGTGGAACGCCTTGGGCCGTCAGATTTCATTTTCGGTGATCATTCTGGCCATCGAAATCCCGCTGGGAATCTTCGTGGCGCTGAATATGCCGAAAAAAGGGTTCTGGGCGTCGCTGTGTCTGGTTCTGATGTCGCTGCCGCTGCTGATCCCGTGGAATGTGGTTGGCACGATCTGGCAGATTTTTGGTCGCGTCGATATCGGCCTGCTGGGTTATACCCTGTCTGCCTTGGGGATCGACTATAACTACACCCAAGACTTCTATGCCGCTTGGATCACTGTGATCGTGATGGATGTCTGGCACTGGACGTCGCTGGTGGCGCTGCTGGCCTATGCCGGTCTGCAATCCATCCCCGATGCGTATTACCAAGCTGCCAAGATTGATCAGGCGAGCCGCTGGAAAGTCTTCCGCTACATTGAGCTGCCCAAGATGATGGGCGTATTGATGATCGCAATCCTGCTGCGCTTTATGGACAGCTTTATGATCTATACCGAACCGTTCGTCGTGACGGGCGGGGGGCCTGGTAACTCTACCACCTTCCTGTCGATCGATCTGGTTAAAATGGCCCTCGGGCAGTTTGACCTTGGTCCTGCGGCGGCGTTCTCGATCATGTATTATCTGGTGATCCTGCTGATCTCCTATGTGTTTTACACCGTGATGACGAACCTTGATAAAAGGGATGGCCACTGA